One genomic segment of Coffea arabica cultivar ET-39 chromosome 6e, Coffea Arabica ET-39 HiFi, whole genome shotgun sequence includes these proteins:
- the LOC113695884 gene encoding cytochrome P450 98A2-like, with amino-acid sequence MALLLVLLPIAFIFLAYGLYERLRFKLPPGPRPKPVVGNIYDIKPVRFKCYAEWSKLYGPIFSVYFGSQLNTVVNTAELAKEVLKDNDQQLADRYRTRPSARMSRNGQDLIWADYGPHYVKVRKLCNLELFTPKRLEGLRPLREDEVTAMVDSIFKDCTKPENKGKSLLMRNYLGSVAFNNITRLTFGKRFMNSEGVVDEQGQEFKGIVSNGIKIGAKLSVADHIPWLRWMFVGENEDLDKHNARRDKLTRMIMEEHTLARQKSGNTKQHFVDALLTLQKQYELSDDTVIGLLWDMITAGMDTTTISVEWAMAELVKNPRVQQKAQEELDLVIGSDRIMTEADFAKLPYLQCVAKEALRLHPPTPLMLPHRANANVKIGGYDIPKGSIVHVNVWAIARDPAAWKNPLEFRPERFLEEDVDIKGHDYRLLPFGAGRRICPGAQLALNLVTSMLGHLLHHFTWSPPPGVSPEEIDLEESPGTVTYMRTPLQAVATPRLPAHLYNRVPVEL; translated from the exons ATGGCTCTGCTTCTGGTCCTCCTCCCAATTGCCTTCATCTTCCTAGCCTACGGCCTCTATGAACGCCTTAGATTCAAACTGCCACCCGGGCCACGGCCGAAACCGGTGGTCGGAAACATTTACGACATAAAACCGGTGAGGTTCAAGTGCTATGCAGAGTGGTCAAAACTCTATGGTCCAATATTTTCTGTCTACTTTGGTTCCCAGCTGAATACTGTTGTGAACACTGCAGAACTGGCCAAAGAAGTTCTTAAAGACAATGATCAGCAATTGGCAGATAGGTACAGGACTAGACCCTCTGCCAGAATGAGCAGAAATGGCCAAGATTTGATATGGGCTGATTATGGTCCTCATTATGTGAAGGTCAGAAAATTGTGCAATCTTGAACTCTTCACTCCAAAAAGACTGGAAGGCCTTAGACCTTTAAGAGAAGATGAAGTTACAGCCATGGTTGATTCCATCTTCAAGGACTGCACCAAACCTG AAAACAAAGGCAAGAGTCTGTTGATGCGCAACTACTTGGGATCAGTAGCATTCAACAACATTACAAGGCTAACATTTGGGAAGAGGTTCATGAATTCAGAGGGCGTGGTTGATGAACAAGGCCAAGAGTTTAAGGGCATTGTATCAAATGGGATAAAGATTGGTGCAAAACTCTCCGTGGCAGATCACATTCCTTGGCTTCGTTGGATGTTTGTAGGCGAAAATGAGGACCTGGATAAGCACAATGCGCGGAGAGACAAACTGACCAGAATGATCATGGAAGAGCACACTCTTGCAAGGCAAAAGAGTGGCAATACTAAGCAGCATTTTGTTGATGCATTGCTCACTCTTCAAAAGCAATATGAATTGAGCGATGACACAGTCATTGGACTCCTTTGG GACATGATTACTGCTGGCATGGATACAACCACAATCTCAGTAGAATGGGCAATGGCAGAGCTGGTAAAGAATCCAAGGGTGCAGCAAAAGGCGCAAGAGGAACTTGACCTAGTCATTGGCTCCGATAGAATCATGACTGAAGCTGATTTTGCAAAGCTCCCATACTTACAGTGTGTAGCTAAGGAAGCTCTAAGGCTGCACCCTCCAACTCCACTAATGCTTCCTCATAGAGCCAATGCCAATGTGAAGATCGGTGGTTATGACATCCCTAAAGGGTCTATCGTGCACGTTAACGTCTGGGCGATTGCTCGTGATCCTGCAGCCTGGAAAAATCCACTGGAATTCCGACCTGAGAGATTCCTGGAGGAAGATGTTGACATCAAGGGCCACGATTATCGGCTCCTGCCTTTTGGTGCTGGAAGGAGGATCTGCCCTGGTGCACAACTTGCACTCAATCTGGTCACTTCTATGCTGGGGCATTTGTTGCACCACTTTACTTGGTCTCCACCACCTGGGGTCAGCCCTGAAGAGATTGACCTGGAAGAGAGCCCTGGAACAGTTACTTATATGAGAACCCCTTTGCAAGCTGTTGCAACACCAAGATTGCCTGCACATTTGTACAATCGTGTGCCAGTAGAGCTGTAA
- the LOC113695181 gene encoding cysteine proteinase inhibitor isoform X1 gives MKISTGTSLLCFLCLFGAVSVISESCEEKGFIKMKESGSVLGGSHGYRGDQNNGEIESIGRFAVQEHNKKENALLEFGRVIKAKEQVVAGKLYHLTLEAIDAGKKQIYEAKVWVKPWMNFKKLEEFRHTRDIPSFTTSDLGLNQGHLKKP, from the exons ATGAAGATCAGCACTGGTACTAGTCTTCTTTGCTTTCTTTGTCTTTTCGGCGCGGTCTCTGTGATTTCTGAATCGTGTGAGGAAAAAGGGTTCATAAAGATGAAGGAGAGTGGAAGTGTTCTTGGGGGAAGCCATGGCTACCGAGGAGATCAGAACAATGGAGAAATTGAAAGCATTGGTCGTTTTGCTGTTCAAGAACACAACAAGAAAGAG AACGCGCTTCTTGAGTTTGGAAGGGTGATCAAAGCCAAAGAACAGGTGGTTGCTGGTAAGTTGTATCATCTTACTCTGGAGGCAATTGATGCTGGGAAGAAACAGATATATGAAGCAAAAGTTTGGGTGAAGCCGTGgatgaacttcaagaaattggAGGAATTTAGGCACACTAGAGACATCCCTTCATTCACTACTTCGGACCTTGGTCTTAACCAAG GTCATTTGAAAAAGCCATAA
- the LOC140009590 gene encoding uncharacterized protein isoform X1 translates to MVKSTTIDAFFKRKIIEDQKHKESDATPSSILSESLVVEPPKKIQRVELEKIDIASLERDPGKRPPIWSYPLNQQDEIRRAYINWGPYQVKHENYPSSGSKKHARHFCSSWFELFPSWLEYSPSIDATFCLSCYLFSKPNGRVELSAFVLGGFKNWKKVNNGDNCAFLRHVGKNPNSFHRIAVKACNDLMNASQHIGTFIEKQSFEQVEINRLRLQVSIDVVRWLAFQGCAFRGRDESEKSLNRGNFHQLIKLLASYNDKVASVVQENAPSNASYTSPEIQKEILYIFSNKVRKEICQEIGNSKFCIIVDEARDESKREQMALVLRYVDKEGCICERFFGVIHVRDTMALTLKEAIFSTLSQHNLAIHNIRGQGYDGASNMRGEWNGLQALICHECPYAYYIHCLAHRLQLALVAASREVASVHQFFSNLVFIINIVTASSKRNDELKEAQAIEIATKIANGELETGRGLNQIGTLKRAGDTRWGSHLDSISSLLKMFNATCVVLSNIAADGGSYSQRGDANFALNQLLSFGFVFTLHLMKDIMEITHHLCMALQRKSQDILNGMHLVSSTTKLLKNFRDSGWNDFLVKVKLFCEQHQIDIPDMNAQYIARRGRSRGHHDEISVEHYYRVDIFIATIDYQLQELHSRFNDHTVELLVLSTALDPRNGFMLFKIDDICKLAEKFYPNDFMEQELVRLRIELQHFELDIPNHPELQELSGIHELCQGLVKTRKSVMYPLIDRLIRLVLTLPVSTATTERAFSIMKIIKTKLRNKMEDNFLNDCLTVYIEKEVAEKFSSDSIIDEFSSMKERRAQFTCKKRC, encoded by the exons ATGGTTAAGTCAACAACAATTGAtgcattttttaaaagaaaaattattgaAGATCAAAAGCACAAGGAGAGTGATGCTACTCCATCATCTATTCTTAGTGAGAGTTTGGTTGTTGAACCtcccaaaaaaattcaaagagtTGAACTTGAAAAGATTGATATTGCTTCTTTGGAGCGTGATCCCGGAAAACGTCCACCTATATGGAGCTATCCTCTTAATCAACAAGATGAAATTCGTCGAGCTTATATCAATTGGGGGCCATATCAAGTTAAGCATGAAAATTACCCTTCAAGTGGTTCAAAGAAACATGCTCGTCATTTTTGTAGCTCTTGGTTTGAATTGTTTCCATCTTGGCTTGAATATTCTCCATCAATTGATGCTACTTTTTGTCTTTCATGCTATCTATTTAGTAAGCCGAATGGACGAGTTGAATTAAGTGCATTTGTTCTTGGTGGCTTTAAGAATTGGAAGAAGGTCAATAATGGAGATAATTGTGCTTTCTTACGACATGTGGGGAAAAATCCTAACTCATTTCATAGAATTGCTGTAAAAGCCTgcaatgatttgatgaatgctTCTCAACACATTGGAACTTTCATTGAGAAACAAAGTTTTGAGCAAGTTGAGATTAATCGATTAAGGCTTCAAGTTTCAATTGATGTAGTTCGATGGCTTGCATTTCAAGGTTGTGCCTTTCGAGGACGAGATGAGAGTGAAAAATCTCTTAATCGTGGAAACTTTCATCAACTTATTAAGTTGTTGGCTTCTTATAATGATAAG GTTGCAAGTGTTGTTCAAGAAAATGCTCCATCCAATGCCTCCTATACATCTCCTGAAATTCAAAAGGAGATTCTTTATATATTTTCCAATAaggttagaaaagaaatttgccaAGAGAttggaaattcaaaattttgcattATAGTTGATGAAGCTCGTGATGAGTCCAAAAGAGAGCAAATGGCTCTTGTTTTGAGATATGTAGATAAGGAAGGATGCATTTGTGAACGATTTTTTGGTGTTATTCATGTCCGTGATACTATGGCTTTAACTTTGAAGGAAGCTATTTTTTCTACTCTCTCTCAACATAATTTGGCCATTCATAACATCCGTGGACAAGGGTATGATGGAGCTAGTAATATGAGAGGTGAATGGAATGGCTTGCAAGCTTTAATTTGCCATGAATGTCCATATGCCTATTACATTCATTGTTTGGCCCATAGGCTTCAACTTGCTTTAGTTGCAGCTTCTAGAGAAGTAGCTTCTGTTCACCAATTCTTCTCCAATTTAGTTTTCATTATCAACATTGTTACTGCATCTAGCAAACGTAATGATGAATTAAAGGAGGCTCAAGCAATTGAAATTGCTACTAAGATTGCTAATGGTGAACTTGAAACTGGAAGGGGGCTTAATCAAATTGGCACTTTAAAACGAGCTGGAGATACTCGTTGGGGTTCTCATTTGGATTCTATTTCTAGTTTACTGAAAATGTTCAATGCTACTTGTGTGGTTTTAAGTAACATTGCAGCAGATGGAGGTTCATACTCTCAACGTGGAGATGCTAATTTTGCTTTGAATCAGTTGTTATCCTTTGGATTTGTTTTCACATTGCATCTTATGAAAGACATTATGGAAATCACTCATCATCTTTGTATGGCATTGCAACGTAAATCTCAAGATATTTTGAATGGAATGCATCTTGTCTCAAGCACAACAAAGCTACTGAAGAATTTTCGAGATTCGGGATGGAATGATTTCTTGGTGAAAGTTAAATTATTTTGTGAGCAACATCAAATTGATATCCCGGATATGAATGCTCAATATATTGCAAGACGTGGTAGATCTCGTGGTCATCATGATGAGATTAGTGTGGAGCATTATTATCGAGTGGATATATTTATTGCAACAATTGATTATCAATTGCAAGAGTTACATAGCAGGTTTAATGATCATACCGTGGAATTGCTTGTTTTGAGCACTGCTTTAGATCCTAGAAATGGATTTATGCTGTTCAAGATTGATGATATTTGTAAACTTGCAGAGAAGTTCTATCCgaatgattttatggagcaagaaCTAGTACGTCTAAGAATAGAACTTCAACATTTTGAGCTTGACATTCCAAATCATCCTGAATTGCAAGAATTATCTGGTATTCATGAGTTATGTCAAGGCTTGGTGAAGACAAGAAAATCAGTGATGTATCCTCTTATTGACAGATTGATTAGACTTGTTCTTACTCTTCCTGTATCAACTGCAACTACAGAGCGggcattttcaattatgaaaataatcaagacaaagctccgaaacaagatggaagataatttcttgaatgattgtttaactgtgtatatagaaaaggaagttgctgaaaaatttagcagtgattcaatcatagatgaatttagttctatgaaagaacGTAGAGCTCAATTTACTTGTAAGAAAAGATGTTGA
- the LOC140009590 gene encoding uncharacterized protein isoform X2 translates to MKFVELISIGGHINKPNGRVELSAFVLGGFKNWKKVNNGDNCAFLRHVGKNPNSFHRIAVKACNDLMNASQHIGTFIEKQSFEQVEINRLRLQVSIDVVRWLAFQGCAFRGRDESEKSLNRGNFHQLIKLLASYNDKVASVVQENAPSNASYTSPEIQKEILYIFSNKVRKEICQEIGNSKFCIIVDEARDESKREQMALVLRYVDKEGCICERFFGVIHVRDTMALTLKEAIFSTLSQHNLAIHNIRGQGYDGASNMRGEWNGLQALICHECPYAYYIHCLAHRLQLALVAASREVASVHQFFSNLVFIINIVTASSKRNDELKEAQAIEIATKIANGELETGRGLNQIGTLKRAGDTRWGSHLDSISSLLKMFNATCVVLSNIAADGGSYSQRGDANFALNQLLSFGFVFTLHLMKDIMEITHHLCMALQRKSQDILNGMHLVSSTTKLLKNFRDSGWNDFLVKVKLFCEQHQIDIPDMNAQYIARRGRSRGHHDEISVEHYYRVDIFIATIDYQLQELHSRFNDHTVELLVLSTALDPRNGFMLFKIDDICKLAEKFYPNDFMEQELVRLRIELQHFELDIPNHPELQELSGIHELCQGLVKTRKSVMYPLIDRLIRLVLTLPVSTATTERAFSIMKIIKTKLRNKMEDNFLNDCLTVYIEKEVAEKFSSDSIIDEFSSMKERRAQFTCKKRC, encoded by the exons ATGAAATTCGTCGAGCTTATATCAATTGGGGGCCATATCAA TAAGCCGAATGGACGAGTTGAATTAAGTGCATTTGTTCTTGGTGGCTTTAAGAATTGGAAGAAGGTCAATAATGGAGATAATTGTGCTTTCTTACGACATGTGGGGAAAAATCCTAACTCATTTCATAGAATTGCTGTAAAAGCCTgcaatgatttgatgaatgctTCTCAACACATTGGAACTTTCATTGAGAAACAAAGTTTTGAGCAAGTTGAGATTAATCGATTAAGGCTTCAAGTTTCAATTGATGTAGTTCGATGGCTTGCATTTCAAGGTTGTGCCTTTCGAGGACGAGATGAGAGTGAAAAATCTCTTAATCGTGGAAACTTTCATCAACTTATTAAGTTGTTGGCTTCTTATAATGATAAG GTTGCAAGTGTTGTTCAAGAAAATGCTCCATCCAATGCCTCCTATACATCTCCTGAAATTCAAAAGGAGATTCTTTATATATTTTCCAATAaggttagaaaagaaatttgccaAGAGAttggaaattcaaaattttgcattATAGTTGATGAAGCTCGTGATGAGTCCAAAAGAGAGCAAATGGCTCTTGTTTTGAGATATGTAGATAAGGAAGGATGCATTTGTGAACGATTTTTTGGTGTTATTCATGTCCGTGATACTATGGCTTTAACTTTGAAGGAAGCTATTTTTTCTACTCTCTCTCAACATAATTTGGCCATTCATAACATCCGTGGACAAGGGTATGATGGAGCTAGTAATATGAGAGGTGAATGGAATGGCTTGCAAGCTTTAATTTGCCATGAATGTCCATATGCCTATTACATTCATTGTTTGGCCCATAGGCTTCAACTTGCTTTAGTTGCAGCTTCTAGAGAAGTAGCTTCTGTTCACCAATTCTTCTCCAATTTAGTTTTCATTATCAACATTGTTACTGCATCTAGCAAACGTAATGATGAATTAAAGGAGGCTCAAGCAATTGAAATTGCTACTAAGATTGCTAATGGTGAACTTGAAACTGGAAGGGGGCTTAATCAAATTGGCACTTTAAAACGAGCTGGAGATACTCGTTGGGGTTCTCATTTGGATTCTATTTCTAGTTTACTGAAAATGTTCAATGCTACTTGTGTGGTTTTAAGTAACATTGCAGCAGATGGAGGTTCATACTCTCAACGTGGAGATGCTAATTTTGCTTTGAATCAGTTGTTATCCTTTGGATTTGTTTTCACATTGCATCTTATGAAAGACATTATGGAAATCACTCATCATCTTTGTATGGCATTGCAACGTAAATCTCAAGATATTTTGAATGGAATGCATCTTGTCTCAAGCACAACAAAGCTACTGAAGAATTTTCGAGATTCGGGATGGAATGATTTCTTGGTGAAAGTTAAATTATTTTGTGAGCAACATCAAATTGATATCCCGGATATGAATGCTCAATATATTGCAAGACGTGGTAGATCTCGTGGTCATCATGATGAGATTAGTGTGGAGCATTATTATCGAGTGGATATATTTATTGCAACAATTGATTATCAATTGCAAGAGTTACATAGCAGGTTTAATGATCATACCGTGGAATTGCTTGTTTTGAGCACTGCTTTAGATCCTAGAAATGGATTTATGCTGTTCAAGATTGATGATATTTGTAAACTTGCAGAGAAGTTCTATCCgaatgattttatggagcaagaaCTAGTACGTCTAAGAATAGAACTTCAACATTTTGAGCTTGACATTCCAAATCATCCTGAATTGCAAGAATTATCTGGTATTCATGAGTTATGTCAAGGCTTGGTGAAGACAAGAAAATCAGTGATGTATCCTCTTATTGACAGATTGATTAGACTTGTTCTTACTCTTCCTGTATCAACTGCAACTACAGAGCGggcattttcaattatgaaaataatcaagacaaagctccgaaacaagatggaagataatttcttgaatgattgtttaactgtgtatatagaaaaggaagttgctgaaaaatttagcagtgattcaatcatagatgaatttagttctatgaaagaacGTAGAGCTCAATTTACTTGTAAGAAAAGATGTTGA
- the LOC113695181 gene encoding cysteine proteinase inhibitor isoform X2 encodes MKISTGTSLLCFLCLFGAVSVISESCEEKGFIKMKESGSVLGGSHGYRGDQNNGEIESIGRFAVQEHNKKENALLEFGRVIKAKEQVVAGKLYHLTLEAIDAGKKQIYEAKVWVKPWMNFKKLEEFRHTRDIPSFTTSDLGLNQG; translated from the exons ATGAAGATCAGCACTGGTACTAGTCTTCTTTGCTTTCTTTGTCTTTTCGGCGCGGTCTCTGTGATTTCTGAATCGTGTGAGGAAAAAGGGTTCATAAAGATGAAGGAGAGTGGAAGTGTTCTTGGGGGAAGCCATGGCTACCGAGGAGATCAGAACAATGGAGAAATTGAAAGCATTGGTCGTTTTGCTGTTCAAGAACACAACAAGAAAGAG AACGCGCTTCTTGAGTTTGGAAGGGTGATCAAAGCCAAAGAACAGGTGGTTGCTGGTAAGTTGTATCATCTTACTCTGGAGGCAATTGATGCTGGGAAGAAACAGATATATGAAGCAAAAGTTTGGGTGAAGCCGTGgatgaacttcaagaaattggAGGAATTTAGGCACACTAGAGACATCCCTTCATTCACTACTTCGGACCTTGGTCTTAACCAAGGTTAG
- the LOC140009806 gene encoding uncharacterized protein → MKKDVPFQWDEACSNAFNSIKSYLMKAPVLAAPIHGKPLLIYIAAQERSVGALLAQEINEGKEKLKHYFQAHSVRLISKANPIKYVMSRPVLSDRLARWYLQLQQFEIIYVPQKEVKGQVLTDFLADHPIPAKWELSDDLPDEDVLLVEIRPP, encoded by the exons ATGAAGAAAGATGTGCCATTTCAATGGGATGAGGCATGTAGTAATGCATTCAATAGCATTAAGTCTTATCTTATGAAAGCACCTGTTTTGGCTGCACCTATACATGGAAAGCCGTTACTTATTTATATTGCTGCCCAGGAACGCTCAGTGGGGGCATTGCTTGCACAAGAAATTAATGAAGGAAAAGAA AAGTTAAAACACTACTTTCAAGCACATAGCGTGAGGCTCATTTCCAAGGCGAATCCCATAAAATATGTGATGAGCAGACCAGTACTATCCGACCGTCTAGCAAGATGGTATCTTCAACTACAGcagtttgaaattatttatgtgCCTCAAAAGGAAGTGAAAGGACAAGTTCTGACAGATTTTCTTGCTGATCACCCAATACCTGCTAAATGGGAGTTAAGTGATGACCTACCAGATGAGGATGTACTTCTTGTTGAGATTCGCCCACCATAG
- the LOC140009807 gene encoding uncharacterized protein, translating into MYFDGAAHRHGAGAGIIFVTPDGGILLYSFTLSQHCSNNVAEYQTLILGLEIAVDMKQLDIQIYSDSQLVINQLLKSYEVKKSELIPYHKYTMQLMRRLGGASIKHVPRRKNKQVDALAALDSSLTMSNHEIQIRVCQKWVVPSLIDDDDIEGGDAHMVSTYEIDKED; encoded by the coding sequence ATGTATTTTGATGGTGCAGCTCATCGTCATGGGGCTGGAGCGGGGATTATATTTGTGACTCCTGATGGAGGGATATTGTTATACTCTTTTACTCTAAGTCAACATTGTTCAAACAATGTCGCTGAGTACCAAACTCTCATACTCGGACTTGAAATAGCTGTTGACATGAAACAGTTGGACATTCAAATCTATAGTGACTCTCAATTAGTGATTAACCAACTCTTGAAAAGTTATGAAGTCAAAAAGTCCGAGTTAATTCCGTATCACAAATATACAATGCAACTAATGAGGCGGCTTGGAGGTGCAAGTATTAAGCATGTTCCTAGAAGGAAAAATAAGCAAGTTGATGCATTAGCTGCGCTAGACTCTTCACTTACCATGTCGAATCATGAGATACAAATCCGTGTATGCCAAAAGTGGGTAGTTCCATCACTAATTGATGATGACGATATTGAAGGAGGCGACGCTCATATGGTCTCAACCTATGAAATTGATAAAGAAGATTGA